CAGCTCCAGCATCTGACCGACACGCTTGCGCACCTCATCGCGACCGCTGCCGGCGAGGCCGTAGGCGATGTTCGCTTCGACGGTGAGATTGGGAAACAGCGCGTAGGACTGGAAGAGAATGCCGTAGTCCCGGGCCTGAGGCGCCAGGTGGGAAACGTCGCGATCACCGAGGTATAACTCGCCGCTGTCCTGGCGCTCAAGGCCGGCGATGCAACGCAGCAAGGTGGTCTTGCCGCAACCCGACGGCCCCAGCAGACACACCAGTTCACCGGCTGCCACGTCGAGGGAAACGTTATCCAGCGCGGTGAACGCACCGAAGCGCTTCTGCACGCCGCGCACTTTCATCGGCGCGCCGGGGTTGGTCAGGGCAGTTGCGATCGAGTGGTTCATGGACAGGCCTCATCAAGCAGATGAGGGCCATCCTAGGTTTGCAATGCGTCCGTCATGTGGCAACGAGGCAAAAACGGCCGATAGTGGTATTCAAGGATTTTAGTTGGATGGAGCGAACAGTGAATAACCTGTGGCGAGGGAGCTTGCTCCCGCTGGGTTGCGAAGCGGCCCCAGAAAATGGGCCTGCTGCGCAGTCCAGCGGGAGCAAGCTCCCTCGCCACAGGGATCTACGCCGGGGCCATTTCCTGCGCCAGTCCGAGAAACGCCGCCGGCAGCCGGGCGCCTTTTCGCTCCTTGAGGCAGTACAGGTACTCGGGAATCTGCGGCGCATTCTCGAGGGTCAGCACCCGCAATTGCGGATCGTGCGGCACTTCCTGCCGGGCGATGATGCTGATGCCGATGTTGCGCAACACCGCTTCACGAATCGACTCGCGGCTGCCAATCTCCAGCAGCGGCCCGAAACTCACCCCGGCACTGGCCAGCAACTCTTCGGTCAAGCGCCGGGTGGTCGAGCCCGACTCGCGCATCAACAAGGTATACCCAGCCAACGCACTGAGCGGCACATGGTCATGCACCGCCAGAGGATGATTACGATGCACCGCCAACACCAGCGGGTCACTGCCCAGTACCCGGCGGATCAGCCGCGCATCGTCGAGCAACTGCGAGGACGCGGCGACATCGACCCGGTAATCCTCCAGCGCTTCGAGCACCTGCTGGGAGTTGCCGATTTCCACCGACACCTCCACCTGCGGCAAGCGCTCGCGAAAGGTCTTCACCAGATCGAGGATGTAATACGGCGCCGTGGCGGCGATGCGCAACGTGCCCTGGACCTGACCGCTGTTACGCAGGAAGAACTCGATATCGGCTTCCTGCTGCAGCAGTGCCTTGACCATCGGCAACAGCCGCGCACCTTCGTCGCTGACGCTGAGGCGGCGGCCGCCACGGTAGAACAGCTCAACCGAATACTGGCTTTCCAGGTGCCGGATCTGGGTCGTCACCGTCGGTTGGCTCAGGCCGAGCTTTTTCGCCGCCAGGGTAATGCTGCCCAGCCGGGCCACCATGTAAAACGCCTTCAGCTCGGCACTCAGCACACCCGTCCCTCATCGTCTATTTGCGCAACAGGCGCAAACCGTTGAACACCACCAGCAGGCTCACGCCCATGTCGGCGAACACCGCCATCCACATGGTGGCGATCCCGGCGAAGGTTACCCCAAGAAAGATCGCTTTGATGACCAATGCCAGGGCAATGTTCTGTTTGAGGATATTGGAGGTCTGCCGCGACAGGCTGATGAAGGCCGGGATCTTGCGCAGATCATCGTCCATCAGGGCGACATCGGCGGTTTCGATGGCGGTGTCGGTCCCGGCGGCCGCCATGGCGAAACCGATCTCGGCCCGCGCCAGTGCAGGAGCGTCGTTGATGCCGTCGCCGACCATTCCCACGCGATAGCCCTGGGCATACAGCGTTTCGATGGCCTGCAGCTTCTCGCTCGGCAACAGATCGCCTTGCGCCTGATCGATGCCCACATGGGCGGCGATGACCTCGGCGGTGTGAACGTTGTCACCGGTCAGCATCAGGGTTTTGATGCCCAGTTCATGCAACTGCTGGATCGCTTCGCGACTGGTCGCTTTCACAGTGTCCGCGACGGCAAACAAGGCCAGCGGACCCGACTTGTCGAGCAACAGCACCACCGACTTGCCCTGTTTCTCCAGCGCAAACAGCTGCTCTTCCAGCGCTGGAGAACACAGGCCCAGATCTTCCACCAGACGGTGATTGCCCAAGTGGTAGAGCTCACCATTGATCTCGCCGCGCACGCCTCGCCCCTCCAGGGCGTGGAAGTTATCCACCGTCAGCGGCGCGCGCTGGTTATCCACAACTGCCGCGTTGGCGATGGCCAGCGACACCGGGTGATCCGAGCGACCAGCCAGCGCCGCCGCAAGGGCCGGGGCTGTTTGATCGGCGGTCGGGTCGAGGGACAAATAGTCGGTCTGCACCGGTTTGCCATGCGTGAGGGTGCCGGTCTTGTCGAGGGCCAGGTAGTCGAGTTTGTAGCCGTGCTCCAGGTAGACGCCGCCCTTGACCAGAATCCCTTTGCGCGCCGCTGCCGCGAGGCCGCTGACGATGGTCACCGGGGTGGAAATCACCAAGGCGCATGGGCAGGCGACCACCAGCAACACCAGCGCCCGATAGATCCAGTCGAACCACAGCGCGTCCATGAACAGCGGCGGGATCACCGCCACGGCGAGGGCCAGGATGAACACCGCCGGTGTGTAGATTTTCGAAAAGCTGTCGACGAAACGCTGGGTCGGCGCCCGCGCGCCCTGGGCCTGTTCGACGGCGTGGATGATCCGCGCGAGGGTCGAGTGATCGGCCGCTGCGGTCACGGTGTATTCCAGTGAACCGGACTGGTTGATGGTGCCGGCGAACACTTTGTCGCCGATGGTTTTTTCGACCGGCAGGCTTTCACCGGTGATCGGCGCCTGGTTGATGGTCGAGCTGCCAGACAACACTTCACCGTCCAGACCGATCCGCTCACCGGGACGCACCCGCACCCGTGCGCCCAGTACGATGCTTTTCACCGGTTGTACGACCCAACTGCCGTCGGCTTGCTGCACCGTAGCTTGCTCGGGCGCCATCTGCATCAGTCCGCCGATGGCGTTGCGCGCCCGGTCCAGGGACCTGGCTTCGATCAGCTCGGCCACGGTGAACAGGAACATCACCATCGCCGCTTCCGGCCACTGGCCGATCAGGACCGCACCGGTCACCGCGATGCTCATCAGCGCGTTGATGTTCAGGTTGAGGTTTTTCAGGGCGATCCAGCCCTTTTTATAGGTACCCAGGCCGCCACTGAGGATTGAGATCAGCGCAATCACCGCCACCACCCAAGTGGGCGCCGCGTTAGTGAAGTGGATCACTTCAGCCGCCAACGCACCAACGCCGGACAGCGCCAATGGCCACCAAGGTTTTTTCTCTGGCACAGGTATTGGCGCTTCGACGCCTTGTTCCAGCGGCTCGGCGTGCATGCCGAGGGATTTGATCGCCTCGATGATCGGCGCGGTGCCTGGCAGGTCGTGGGTCACGCCCAACACCCGGTTGATCAGGTTGAATTCCAGTTGCTGCACACCCGCAAGCTTGCCGAGTTTGTTCTGGATCAGCGTCTGCTCGGTCGGGCAGTCCATGGCCTCGATGCGGAAGCTGCTCAGCCGCGCGCCGGCGGTCGGCGTCTCGCTCAACTTGATCAGCGATGGCGCCGCTTTGGAGGAACAGCAGGAATCGCCGTGGCCGCCATGATCATGGCTACCACGGCCATGCTGGGGCGCAGGCTGCAGCTTGTGGCTGTGATCGTGATCGTGATCGTGATCGTGATCGTGATCAGCCTCGGGTTTGTGGGTGTGAAGAGAATCGCTCATTGGTCGCGTCCATGAAGGTGCCTGTTGCCAAGTAAAGACCCTGTAGCCACTATAGGGTCAAGCACCCTTTTGGAGATTGACGCGATGAAAATAGGAGAACTGGCGAAACTCACCGACTGCGCCGTAGAAACCATCCGCTACTACGAGCGCGAAAACCTGCTGCCGGAACCGGCCCGCAGCGACGGCAATTACCGCGTCTACACCCAGGCCCACGCCGAACGCCTGACTTTCATCCGCAATTGCCGCACCCTCGACATGACCCTGGAGGAAATCCGCAGCCTGCTGGCCCTGCGCGACAGCCCGCAGGATCAATGCGAAAACGTCAACGCGTTGATCGACGAGCATATCCATCATGTGAAGGCACGGATTGACGGCTTGCTGGCCTTGCAGACACAACTGCTCGACCTGCGCCAACGCTGCAGCGAAGGGCCGGATATCGATCAGTGCGGGATTTTGCAGCGGCTGGAGGTGAGTGGCGGGGTTGTCGCGACGGAGGTTGAACATTCCCATGTTGGCCGAAGCCACGGGCATTAAGAATGCCTTCGCGGGCAAGCCTCGCTCCTACAGGTATCGTGTGAACCTGTAGGAGCGAGGCTTGCCCGCGAACACCGCGAAGCGGTGCCAGACTCAGACCGCCATCGGCGCCGTCATCGGAGCGTGGTGCTCATAGCCTTCGAGCGAGAAATCACTTGGCTCGATCAGCTCCAGCCACTCCGGCTGATACACACCGGTCTTGGCAAACTCTGGCACACGGTCGGAGATCTTCAGCTTCGGCATGGCGAATGGCTCGCGCTTGAGCTGTTCGTTGAGCATGTCCAGGTGGTTTTCGTAGACGTGGGCATCACCGATGAAATAGGTGAACCAGCGCGGCGTGTAACCGGTCAGGCGACCGATCAGGCTCAGCAGCGCGGCGCCTTCGGTGAGGTTGAACGGCGTGCCCAGGCCCAGGTCGTTGGAGCGGATGTAGAGGGTCAGGGAGATTTCCCTGGTCTCGACATTCGGGTGGAACTGGTACAGCAAGTGGCACGGCGGCAGGGCCATTTCATCGAGCTGCGCAACGTTCCAGCCGTGGAACAGAATGCGACGGCTGCCCGGGTCCTTGATGATGGTGTCGACGCACTGGCGGATCTGGTCGATCGCCTTGTACAGCACCACATAAGCCTGGCCGTCTTCTTCGCCTTCGGCGATTTGCCGATAGCCCTGGCTCAGGGTCTGCTCGATGGCGGCCTGGTTGCTGACCGGGATCTGCTTGTACGCCGGCCATTTGCGCCATTGCACGCCGTAGATCTCGCCGAGGTCGTCTTCGCCCTGACGGAACGGGTTGGCCAGCCACTGGGCGTTTTCGTTGGCGTTCTGGTCCCAGACCTTGCAACCCAGCGCACGGAATTCAGCGGCGTTGTTCACCCCGCGCAGAAAACCGCACATCTCGCCGATGGCCGACTTGAAGGCCATCTTGCGGGTGGTGATCGCCGGGAAACCTTCCTGCAAATCGAAGCGCAGCATCGCACCCGGAAAGCTGATGGTGTTCACGCCGGTGCGGTTGGCCTGTTTGGTGCCGTTCTTGATGACGTGGGCGACCAGATCGAGATATTGCTTCATGAATTACCTGTGTCCTTGAACCCGGAGCCGTCGCCCCGGGGTTCGAATTTTTTGCGCCAGCTGCTTATACAGCCGCTGCGGGGGCCGCCGGGGCGCGTCGATAAGCCAGCCAGATCAGGAATAGACCGCCGACGATCATCGGTACGCACAACACCTGGCCCATAGTCAGCCAATTCCACGCCAGATAGCCCAGTTGCGCATCCGGAACGCGGACGAACTCGACGATGAAACGGAAAATGCCATAGAACAGCGCAAACATCCCGGACACCGCCATGGTCGGCCGTGGCTTGCGCGAGAACAGCCAGAGGATCAGGAACAGCGCCACACCTTCCAGCGCAAACTGGTACAGCTGCGACGGGTGACGCGGCAACTGCGCCGGGTCGCTGAACGGCGGGAAGATCATCGCCCACGGCACGTCGGTCGGCTTGCCCCACAACTCGGCGTTGATGAAGTTGCCGATGCGCCCGGCACCCAGACCGATCGGCACCATCGGCGCAACGAAGTCCATCAGCTGGAAGAACGACTTGTTGTTCTTTTTACCAAACCACAACGCTGCGAGCATCACACCGATGAAGCCACCGTGGAACGACATGCCGCCCTTCCACACCTCGAAGATCAACATCGGGTTGGCCAGGTAAGCGCTCAGATCATAAAACAGCACATAACCCAAGCGGCCACCGACGATAACGCCCATCGACATCCAGAACACCATGTCGGAGAGTTTCTCCTTGGTCCAGGTCGGGTCGAAGCGGTTCAGCCGGCGGGACGCCAGCAGCCACGCGCCGCCGATGCCGACCAGGTACATCAGGCCGTACCAGTGGATTTTCAGCGGACCGATGGCCAGGGCCACCGGGTCGATCTGCGGGTAAGGCAGCATTGCGACTCCTCGTTAGAGTTGAAACCTTCAAAATTCCCGGGCGACGCTGTCACGCCAGGATTAAGCCAGGATTGCGTTAGGTGTCAGAGCAGGAAGTTCAAGCCGACGCAAAACAGCAAAGCGGCAAACAGTCTTTTCAGCAAGCGTGGCGACAGCCTGTGGGCCAGTCGTGCACCGAGGCGGGCGAAGACCATGCTGGTCAGAGCGATCCCCAGCAGCGCCGGCAAATAAACAAAACCGAGACTATGGGCCGGCAGCAGTGGATCGTGCCAGCCCAGAATCATGAAACTTAATGCACTTGCCAAAGCGATGGGCAGGCCACAGGCCGACGATGTGGCCACCGCTTGTTGCATCGGAACGCTGCGCCAGGTCAGGAATGGCACGGTCAGCGAGCCGCCGCCGATCCCGAAAATCGCCGAAGCCCAGCCAATCACACTGCCGGCCACGGTCAGACCGACTTTACCGGGCACCGTTCGGCTGGCCTTGGGTTTGAAGTCCAAGGCGAGTTGAACAGCGATGATCAACGCGAATATGCCGATGATCTTCTGCAGATTCGGCCCGGAGATCGCTTCGGCGGTCAGCGCGCCAAAACCGGCACCGATCAGAATGCCGAGAGTCATCCAGGCAAAAATCGGCCAACGCACGGCGCCGCGGCGATGATGTTCGCGAACCGCATTGACCGACGTAAAAATGATCGTCGCCAGGGAAGTACCGACTGCAAGATGCGTCAGGATCGACGGATCAAATCCCTGCAAGGTGAAGCTGAACACCAGCACCGGGACGATGATAATCCCGCCGCCTACCCCAAACAGCCCGGCCAGCACGCCCGCACAGGCGCCCAGCGCCAGATAGAGCAAAAATTCCATGGCCACGTCCCCAAGCATCCCGAAACAGGAGCGGCATGGTAACGGATGCATGGCCTCGGGCTCCACTGCGGATGGCGATGGATCGATGAGCGATGTCTGCGTAGAGTGAGCAAAAAACACACAAGGACCACCTTATGTGCCTGATTGTCTTTGCCTGGCGGCCGGGTCATGCCCAGCCGCTGATCGTGGCGGCCAACCGCGACGAATTCTATGCCCGGCCCAGCCTGCCCCTGGCGCAATGGCCGCACGCCCCGCATGTCTACGCCGGGCGTGACCTCGAGGCCGGCGGTACGTGGCTCGGTGTCGGCGCCAATGGGCGCTTCGCCGCACTGACCAACATCCGTAATCCCCTTCAACCGCCGGCCGCCAAGTCGCGAGGCGAACTGGTGGCGCAGTTTCTCAGCGGGGAAACGCCCATTGAAGACTATTTAAGCGACGTTATCGCACGCTCGGCTGAATATGCCGGGTTCAATCTGCTGGCCGGCAATGCCAAAGAGCTCTGGCACTTCAACGCTCGGGAAACCGCGGCGGTCAGGCTCGAACCAGGGATTTATGGGTTATCGAACGCGGGGCTGGATACGCCGTGGCCAAAAGTGCTCAAGGCCAAGGCAGCCTTGAGCGAAGTGCTGGACGACCCGCAGCCGCAGGCGCTATTGGCCTTGCTCAGCGATCCACAGACGGCGCCGCTTGCCGAGCTGCCGGACACTGGCGTGGGGCAAGCCACCGAGACGTTGTTGTCGAGCGTGTTTATCAAGAGCCAGGCTTATGGGACGCGGGCGAGCACGGCGTTGATTGTTCAGGCGAATGGGATGCGGCATATGGTCGAGCGGAGTTTCGGGCCGTATGGGGGGCATTTGGGGGAGGTAGAGATCAGGATTTGAAGTCGGGCGATTAATTGTGGCGAGGGAGCTTGTCGGATCGCCGCACCGTCCCGCTGGAGCGCGAAGCGCTCCCGATCCGGCCGATGCGTTCTTTCATAAAGATCGCATCGGCTGAATCACGACTGCTTCGCAGCCGAACGGGAGCAAGCTCCCTCGCCACAGGGCCGCCGCTGACCTAGAGGGTCTTGACCGAAGCCGGATTGATCATCCGTGCCAACCCAAGGTTTTTCAGCGCCAGTTGCAGCGAGCTGTGGATAACTTGTGGGTTGTCGATGGTCATCAGCTCCGCCAGCAACTCCTTGGCCTTGCTCAGGTTGATCTGACGCAGCATCCACTTCACTTTCGGCAAGTTGGTGGCGTTCATCGACAGGCTGTCGAAGCCCATTGCCATCAACAGCACCGCCGCCGCCGGGTCACCGGCCATTTCGCCGCAGATACTCACCGGCTTGCCTTCGGCATGCGCATCGCGCACCACGCTCTGCAAGGCTTGCAGCACCGCCGGGTGCAGGTAGTCGTAGAGGTCGGCCACCCGTGGGTTGTTTCGGTCCACGGCCAGCAGGTACTGAGTCAGGTCGTTGGAGCCGACCGACAGGAAGTCCACCTGCCGCGCCAGTTCCTTGGTCTGATACACCGCTGCCGGAATCTCGATCATCACGCCAACCGGCGGCATCGGCACGTCGGTGCCTTCGTCGCGGACTTCGCCCCAGGCCCGGTGGATCAGGTGCAAGGCTTCTTCCAGTTCATGGGTGCCGGAAATCATCGGCAGCAGAATACGCAGGTTGTTCAGGCCTTCGCTGGCCTTGAGCATGGCGCGGGTCTGCACCAGGAAGATTTCCGGGTGGTCGAGGGTCACGCGAATGCCGCGCCAGCCGAGGAACGGGTTGTCTTCCTTGATCGGGAAGTACGACAGCGCCTTGTCACCGCCAATGTCCAGGCTACGCATGGTCACTGGTTGTGGATGGAAGGCGGCAAGTTGCTCGCGATAGATCGCCAGCTGTTCCTTTTCGCTCGGGAAACGCTGGTTGATCATGAACGGCACTTCGGTGCGGTACAGGCCCACGCCCTCGGCACCGCGCTTCTGCGCCCGTGCCACATCCGCCAGCAGGCCGGTATTGACCCACAGCGGCATGCGGTGGCCATCGACCGTTACGCACGGCAGGTCGCGCAATGCATCCAGCCCGAGGGCCAGTTGTTTCTCTTCCTCGACCACGTCGGCGAACTGCTTGCGCAGCACGTCACTCGGGTTGGTGTAGACCTCGCCGTGGTAGCCGTCGACGATCATCTGGATGCCGTCGACCTTGGAGTACGGCAGGTCGACCAGGCCCATCACCGTCGGAATACCCATGGCGCGCGCCAGGATCGCCACGTGGGAGTTGCCGGAACCGAGTACCGACACCAGGCCCACCAGCTTGCCTTCCGGCACCTCGCCGAGCATCGCCGGCGTCAGTTCTTCGCTGACCAGAATGGTGTTGTCGGGGTAGACCAGCGTCTGCTGCCGCTCTTCCTGCAAGTAGGCGAGCAAACGGCGGCCGAGGTCCTTGACGTCCGAGGCCCGCTCACGCAGGTAGGCGTCGTCCATCAGTTCGAAACGGTTGACGTGATCGGTAACCACCTGACGCAGCGCGCCCTGGGCCCACTGACCGGTCTTGATCACGGTGGTGACTTCGCTGCCGAGCGAAGCATCGTCGAGCATCATCAAGTAGACGTCGAACAGGGCCCGCTCTTCAGGTCGCAGCTGGGTTGCCAGCTTGGCGGACAAGGCACGCATGTCGGCGCGCACGCCTTCGATGGCCGTCTTGAACAGCCCAAGTTCTGCATCGATGTCGGTGATGGTCTTGTCCGGCACCACGTCCAGATCGGCCGGCGGCAGCATGACGACCGCGGTGCCGACCGCCGCGCCCGGCGAACCCGGTACGCCGACGAACTTTGCTTCCTGGATACCTTTGCCCTGACGGCCCAGGCCACGGATCGAACCGGTGGCCTCGGCGTGGGCGATAACGCCGGCGAGCTGCGCGCTCATGGTCACGAGGAAGGCTTCTTCACCTTCATCGAACTGGCGGCGTTCCTTTTGTTGAATGACCAACACGCCGACGACGCGGCGGTGGTGAATGATCGGCGCCCCGAGGAACGACGCGTAGCGCTCTTCACCGGTCTCGGCGAAGTAACGGTAGCGCGGGTGATCCGCGGCGTTTTCGAGGTTCAGGGGTTCTTCACGCGTGCCGACCAGGCCGACCAGACCTTCGTTGGGTGCCATGCTGACTTTGCCGATCGAGCGCTTGTTCAAGCCCTCGGTGGCCATCAGCACGAAGCGGTTGGTCTCTGGATCAAGCAGGTAGACCGAGCAGACCTGGCTGCCCATGGCCTCTTTGACGCGCAACACAATAATCCCCAACGCCGCCTTGAGATCCTTGGCGGAGTTAACTTCCTGGACGATCTTGCGCAGCGTATTGAGCATGGCTCGGGGTCGAACTCCGTCGTCAGTCGCGCGCTAAAAGGCGCGGGGCAAGCTCTTTGAGAGCGCGTCGATACACCTCGCGCTTGAATGTCACCACCTGGCCCAACGGATACCAATAGCTGACCCAGCGCCAGCCATCGAATTCCGGTTTACCGGTCAAATCCATCCGCACCCGCTGCTCGTTGGAGATCAGGCGCAGGAGAAACCATTTCTGCTTCTGGCCGATGCACAGCGGTTGGCTGTGCGTTCTGACCAGACGTTGCGGCAAACGATAACGCAACCAGCCCCGGGTGCAGGCGAGAATTTCAACATCTTCGCGCTCCAGGCCCACTTCTTCGTTCAACTCGCGGTACAAGGCGTCTTCCGGCGTCTCCTGGGGGTTGATCCCGCCCTGTGGAAACTGCCAGGCATCTTGATTGATTCGGCGAGCCCATAGCACCTGGCCAGCATCATTCGTCAGAATGATCCCGACATTGGGGCGGAAACCATCGGGGTCGATCACGGCAACAACCTCGCAAACGCATGTCGCCGCATTGTTCCACAAAGGTTGTGAAAGCAGCAACGAGCCGACCTACCTTATGTGCACTCTTGTGAAAAGTCCGTATTCTGGAGACCTTTCTACAGACTTTTCAGCGAGTAACTGCAATGCGGCTGGCTTTATTCGACTTGGACAACACGCTTCTGGGCGGCGACAGTGACCACGCCTGGGGCGATTATCTGTGCGAACGCGGTTTCCTCGACGCCGTCGCCTACAAGGCACGCAACGACGAGTTCTATCAGGACTACCTGGCCGGCAAGCTGGATCAGGCCGCCTACCTGAACTTCTGCCTGGAAGTCCTCGGCCGCACCGAAATGGCGACACTGGATCAATGGCACCTGGATTACATGCGCGACTGCATCGAACCGCTCGTGCTGCCCAAGGGCCTCGAACTGTTGGCCCAACACCGTGAGGCCGGCGACAAGCTGGTCATCATCACCGCCACCAACCGTTTTGTGACCGGGCCGATTGCCACGCGTTTAGGCGTTGAAACCCTGATCGCCACCGAATGCGAAATGATCGACGGCCGGTACAGCGGGCGCAGCACCGATATCCCGTGCTTCCGTGAAGGCAAGGTGACCCGGTTGAATCGTTGGCTGGAAGAAACCGGCCACAGCCTGGAAGACAGTTATTTCTACAGCGACTCGATGAACGACTTGGCGTTGCTGGAGCAAGTGACGAATCCGATCGCGGTCGATCCGGACCCTAACTTGCGGGCCGAGGCCGAGAAACGTGGCTGGCCGGTGATCAGTTTGCGCGATTGATTAAGCCTGTAGCAGCTACCGAGGTACGAGGCTGCGTTGCGGTCCGCAGGACCGCCCTTCGGGGCCGCTTCGCAGCCCATCGCAGCCTCGCACCTCGCAGCAGCTACAGATTCCGCGCTATACCGGCTTGGCCCCCATCAACCCCGCAATGGCGATCAAGCAGACAAAACTGAACAACGCCAACGCCAACGTAAACTTCCCATTCCCCGCCGCCGGCGCCTTGCGCAGCCGATTGAGCCGCACCAGCAGCCAGAACCAGCCCAGCGCCGCCACGGTGTACAGCACACTGGACGCCAGCAACCAGGTCTGCCCCAACGGCCAGCCCACCAGATGCACCATCCACCAGCCGGTAAACGGCATGCTCAACAGCGCCAGGCCCATC
The Pseudomonas sp. GR 6-02 genome window above contains:
- a CDS encoding HAD family hydrolase translates to MRLALFDLDNTLLGGDSDHAWGDYLCERGFLDAVAYKARNDEFYQDYLAGKLDQAAYLNFCLEVLGRTEMATLDQWHLDYMRDCIEPLVLPKGLELLAQHREAGDKLVIITATNRFVTGPIATRLGVETLIATECEMIDGRYSGRSTDIPCFREGKVTRLNRWLEETGHSLEDSYFYSDSMNDLALLEQVTNPIAVDPDPNLRAEAEKRGWPVISLRD
- a CDS encoding DUF2269 domain-containing protein — protein: METLTALKVAHGVATVLLLISALGLAIWVWRTRRNGDATAPARTLQRPQVFIWLLMGLALLSMPFTGWWMVHLVGWPLGQTWLLASSVLYTVAALGWFWLLVRLNRLRKAPAAGNGKFTLALALFSFVCLIAIAGLMGAKPV